A genome region from Oenanthe melanoleuca isolate GR-GAL-2019-014 chromosome 14, OMel1.0, whole genome shotgun sequence includes the following:
- the LOC130259376 gene encoding translation initiation factor IF-2-like gives MKEKKKTLWIFFSPSASPSPPPLDVASCLACGVTVMKKCFRAPGRVIFLCNESGFCQRKEPARSEDRRAVSFQERGPARREAPCARDPRSLRALIRSHSRLAGAPPRALTSGELRSPSAPPLRAARPRGAARPRDVPAEAAGAAAAPRPLPRAAGAAPCAGMGRLRGGRAPGRAGAAAERRPGSGGAAGPRIAGSAAPGSSRRGPAPTCRRPRRGRAGRGAGPAAPRWEGAVRGRAGTLGSHRCRSPRSRSPRCPPQLPSRCLRVPSAATFARHK, from the coding sequence atgaaagagaaaaaaaaaaccctctggatttttttttccccctccgcttccccctctccccctccccttgATGTGGCCTCTTGTTTAGCTTGTGGCGTGACCGTGATGAAGAAATGTTTCAGGGCGCCTGGCAGGGTGATCTTTTTATGTAATGAGTCAGGATTTTGCCAACGGAAGGAGCCGGCTCGGAGCGAGGACCGGAGGGCTGTCTCCTTTCAAGAACGGGGACCTGCCCGGCGAGAAGCTCCCTGTGCTCGGGATCCCCGCTCCCTGCGGGCGCTGATCCGTTCGCATTCCCGGCTCGCGGGGGCACCGCCGCGGGCACTGACAAGTGGTGAGTTGCGCTCTCCCTCCGCGCccccgctccgcgccgcccgcccgcggggAGCAGCGCGGCCCCGCGACGTCCCCGCCGAGGCCGCAGGtgcggccgccgccccgcgccccctTCCGCGGGCAGCCGGGGCCGCGCCCTGCGCGGGGATGGGGCGGCTGCGCGGCGGGCGGGCACCGGGGCGTGCGGGCGCGGCCGCGGAAAGGcgccccgggagcggcggcgccgcggggccgcgcaTCGCCGGGAGCGCGGCCCCGGGCAgctcccggcgcggccccgcgcccaCCTGCCGCAGGCCGCGGAGGGGGCGcgccgggcggggcgcggggcccgCCGCGCCCCGTTGGGAAGGGGCGGTTCGCGGCCGTGCCGGCACCCTCGGGAGCCACAGGTGCCGCTCCCCGCGGAGCCGCTCCCCGCGATGCCCGCCACAGCTCCCGTCCCGCTGCCTCCGCGTGCCTTCTGCGGCGACTTTCGCCAGGCACAAATAA